In one window of Tumebacillus sp. BK434 DNA:
- the purE gene encoding 5-(carboxyamino)imidazole ribonucleotide mutase, giving the protein MAKKVLILMGSDSDLKVMNEAAKALQALEVETEIRVSSAHRVPDKTMKLAREARENGFGAIIAGAGLAAHLPGVVAACTTLPVIGVPIQGGAIQGVDALYAIVQMPKGIPVATVAVNGAYNAGLLAAQILAGADEDLANRLVTYREQLAAEVIAKDEKLQTIGVEAYLNN; this is encoded by the coding sequence ATGGCAAAAAAAGTACTGATTCTCATGGGTAGCGACTCTGACTTGAAAGTGATGAACGAAGCGGCAAAAGCGCTGCAAGCGCTGGAAGTGGAAACGGAGATCCGCGTTTCTTCCGCACACCGCGTGCCGGACAAAACGATGAAACTTGCGCGTGAAGCACGCGAAAACGGCTTCGGCGCGATCATCGCCGGCGCCGGCCTCGCTGCGCATCTCCCGGGCGTGGTGGCAGCATGCACCACCCTGCCGGTGATCGGAGTGCCGATCCAAGGCGGCGCGATCCAAGGCGTCGACGCGCTCTACGCGATCGTGCAGATGCCGAAGGGCATCCCGGTCGCAACGGTCGCCGTCAACGGTGCATACAACGCAGGCCTGCTGGCTGCACAGATTCTCGCCGGTGCAGATGAAGACCTCGCGAACCGCCTCGTCACCTACCGTGAACAACTCGCCGCCGAAGTGATTGCGAAAGACGAAAAACTGCAAACCATCGGCGTGGAAGCATACCTGAACAACTAA